GGTTAATGGCTTTTTTTACATAGTTTTTTGGTAAGACCTGTGTATTGTTAAACTTACCATCATTTAGCCAAATTTTAATCCAATTGGCCATTTCACTAGCGCTACTGTTTATACTGCCAGCTGGACTAATTGCAGCAATGTTGTAATAAGGCGTTAGTTTAGATGTTGAAAATTTTTCAAGAACATATCCTTTTGAAACATTTGCAGACGCCTCTAATTCTTTAATAGTTAAGTTAGACGTTTGCATTTGTAATGGCTTAAAAAAACGTTCGCGTATGTTGTCTTCCCAGCTTTTACCAGTAAGTTTTTCTGTAATTAAACCTTGTGCTAGGTACATAAAGTTGTTGTAATACCACTGTGTTCTTATCTCTGTAAAAGGTTTGTGATGCTTTACGCGTGCTAAAAGACTATCCTTACTTTCTGTAGGAAATAAATACCAAGATAAATCGTGTCGTGGTAAGCCTGTTCTATGGCTAACCATATCTTTAATCGTGATGTTATTATTTAGATCTGTATTGTAAAACTCTAATTCTGGGAGATACTTTTTAGGACTGTCTGTAAACTTTAAATCCTTTTCATCTTCCATGATTCCTAATAATGCTGTAGTAAATGCTTTGGATGTAGAGCCAATAGGAAAAAGCGTATGTTCATCTACTTTTAGTTTGTTTTCAAGGTCTTTATATCCAAATCCCTTTGCGTAGATTACCTTATCTCCTTGAACTATTGCGACAGAAAATCCAACAGTCTGCGTAGCTACCTGTAAGGATTTTAAGGTTTTATCTAATCGTTTTTCATTTAGATTAGATTGTGCAAAAATTGAATTGGCGAAAACTATTGCAAGTAGTAAAAGTTTAAATTTCATATTGTTTCTATAATTAATAGTAAACAACTATTTCAATCTTTAGAATATAGCTGCTTGATTAACAAACCATCTATAAAGCTAAAAATTAAAATTCAATTCATGAAGATTAAAAGGATAAGTAATTATTGTTAGGGTAGAAGGATTCTTTTTTTGAAAGAAAGACTTCAGCTTAAGATTGAAGAAAATCAAAAAGTAAACTAGTACTTATTTTAAATTCTTTTTGAATTTTTATTCATCTACTTTTTTAAAGACATATCCTTCACCATAGTTCATCTTAACGACTTTATTTGTGATAGAATCTATAGTAAAAGAAGATTTTCCGCCGTTATCAACATCTATAAATTCAGTTTTTGAGACTGGTACAAAAGTAACTTTCATACCATCATTTAAATCATATAAGACAATTCTGTTTGAGTCTGTACTGTATACATCTAGAAAATAGTTATCCTCTTCTTCTAGTTGATACTTACCTACAAGTGCATCTGTCTCCTTTTCACTAAGTTCATATGGAGTTATGTAAGTCGGCTCGAAAACGCTGTTTTCAAACAACGCTGAAAACGATCGGAGTATATCATCATTTAAAGTGTTTCCTTGTTTAGCATTTGTCATTACTGCTATGCCCGTATTTTTATTGTAATGATTTATTAGTATAGATTTATAAGAACCTGGATTGCCGCCTGCGTGAAAAAAGAATGCAGTATCGCCTTCACCACGAACGCCAACACCTAATCCCCAAACTTTAGTGACCGTTAACATTTGCGTTGCTAAATCTTGAGAAATAAACGAATTAGGTTTGCCTTTATAACTGTTTGCAATAGCAATACTAAATTTAGCCAAATCGGTTGGAGTTGTCCACAATCCAGCTGCCGAGAGTTCTGGAAAAATTAAATGCCCTTCAGGATGCATTTTACCAGAATCATCATGACCTAATGCGATATTGTCTTTAGGAAATTGATTAAACGTACTGTGCGTCATCTTAAGTGGACTAAAAACAACTTCTTGAAAATAGGATTCAAAATCATTACCAGTAACATCTTGCACCAGCATTTGCAAGATAGCATAACCACCACCAGAATAACTAAATTGCGTTCCAGGAACTGTACTAATTTCTACTTTTGCAGAGTTTCCTTTACCGTTTACAATATCTAACAAGCTTGGCGTAATACCAACGTTACTATAACCGTGAAAACCTTGCACAGTGGCGCCAGATGTATGGTTTAAAAGTTGTCTTATTGTAACTTTTTTAGATTCGGTAAATTCACTCTCAGCCTTCCAAGATTTTAAATAGGTATTAATATCTGTATCCAGATCTAAGTTATACGTCTCTACTAATTTTAAAACGCCTAAAGCCGTAATTGCCTTACTAATTGAGGCTGCTTGAAACTTAGTTGTACTAGTAATAGGCTGTGCAGAGTCTTTAGCTATAGTACCATATTGACTAGTCCATACAATGTCTCCATCTTTAAACAAGGCTAAGCTCACGCCAGGAACATTATACGTTTCCATAGCTTCACTAATAGTATGGTTTTGGAGAATAGAATCTCCAACAATTACAGCAGGCAAAAGGCCGCTTTCTAGGTCATTATATGTTGGTTCTGGGTCTTGAGACTTATTTTCGGTTTTATGTTTACAAGAAAGAAATAGAGGACAAACAAATATTAGGAGATATAGAAACTTCATAATGAATTGGTTAATAGTTTTCCTAAAGACGTAAGTTCAAGTTGAAGTGTTGCAGCTTAAAGCTGAATGAGTGATCAAAAGGTTAGTTTTAAAATTTACTGTTATATAATCAAAGGTAAGTTTATGTTGTTTAATTTAAATAATTAAATTTTTGAGTATTTACATAAAAAAACTCTAAGAATTTATAGGTGGATTCTTAGAGCTTTTAATTGTGTTGGATAGAGTTTTACCCTGTTAGTAAGCGTTATTTATTTTTTAATAATTTTCACTTTGTTTCCATTTTCAAGCTTCAACATATATAACCCATTAGCAAGATTTTGAATATCAATTTTTTCTTGATTTGAGATTTTTCCAGTTTTTATTTTAGCTCCTAAATTATTATATATTGAATAGTTTTCGATATCAATTAATCCAGAAATTTGAAAATAATCTGATGTAGGATTAGGATAAACTTCAACTGTATTTTTTAATAAGAATTCTTCTACAGATAAAGTATTCAAACTAAATTTTGAGATTTTATTTGCCAAGATTTCAGAAATATACAAATCTGTTCCAAAAATAGCAATACCGATAGGACCTTCTAAATCAGTTACTACATCTGTAGCTGTTGGATTATCTGAATTAAGATCAATTTTAGAGATTTTATTTGACTCATATTCAGACACATATAAATCAGAACCATTAACCACTAAACCCATTGGCGTATTAATACCAGTTATGTAGTCATTTGCCACTAAAGTAGTTGCACTAAGGTCAATTTTAGAAATTTTATTTTCATTACGTACTGATATATATAGATTATTTTCATGAAATACTATATCAATGGGATTATCTAAATCAGTTACAATATCTGTAATTGTTGGATTATCTGAATTAATGTCTATCTTAGAAATTTTATCTTCTCCAGTTTCCGCTATATATAAATCACTGCCGTTGAGTAGTATACCCGTTGGTAAATTTAAATCAGTTACAACATCGGTTGCTGCTGGTGAAGTTTCACTAATATCTATCGTAGAAATTTTAAATTCATTAGATTCAGATATATATAAATCATTTCCATTAAATTGTATGCCGTATGGATCAATTACATTTGTTATAACATCTGTAGTTGTTGGCGTAATTGCATTAAGATCTATCTTAGAAATTTTATTTCCTGTAAACTCGGATATATAAAGTTCATTATTTTTAACTTTTATAAAATTAGGATTATCTAATCCCGTTACAACATCAGTTGTTTGTGCTGAGATTTTAACACAGGTGATAAATGTAATTAAAGCTAAAATGTAAATTTGTTTCATAAATATTAATTTTTATTTACTGTTTATTAATAAGCCAAATTTAAAAATTTGGCGACCTTGCAATTGCGCCCGAACCATTCGGATATGCTACAATTGCCCTATTGTTTTTATACGTTGTTGTAGCACGTTTATTTCGCGAACTCTGGGTATGATTTAAGTAACTCTTCCAACCTTTCTTGTTCAGTTTCTCCGAAGTTATTTGTTGAGTATAATTCTTCTCCGTTTGCGCCATCAAGTTGCGTTACTTCTGCTGTTAGTATTGCATCTTTTGGTGCATCAACTTCTCCCCAATCACTAAACATATTTGGTGCTAAATACCAAGTTACTTCTTCGCCCGGTTCTAAACCACCTGAAATTTCATAATTAAAATCATCTTTTATCCAAGGAACAGTTCTTTCAGGACTTGCCAATGTTCCAGTAAAATATGCTCTTGAAATAGCTTGGTTTGTTCCGTTTTTGACGGTCAATTCAATTATCGGCTTTTTAGTTACATAATATGTTCCTTCACTTCTCATATAAAATCGAGAACGTACTACTTCAAATTTAGATAACATTTGTCTATCCTTTTCTGCATTTTCTCTTGCGGTATAAAGCTCTAAAACTTCTGATTTAGCTTGCTCTTTTTTCTTTTGTTCTATTTGCTTTTTAATCTTATCTCCTTCTTCAATAATATCATCTGCTGTCATACCGTTAATTCTAGTTTTAAAATCTTCCGCAGTTTTTTCTGCTCCGCCATCTTCCATTAAGTCAGAAAGTTCAAGTCCATTAAACATCAATAATTGCATCGATTCTTGAAAATCTTCTTTTTTATCATCTTCCAGCGATTCATTAATCTCCTTAATTGAGTTTTTCATTGATTCTTCGCTTGAACCATCGATAGTCTTTTGGCAGGAAACGATTAGTATGCATAATAAAATTGGTAGTAAAGTAATTTTCTTCATATTTATTTAATTTATAGATTATGGTTTTTCTTAAATATGCTACAACGGTCGAGTATATGAAAAGTAGCGCTGAAAAAAGGCGCTATCCATTCGGTTATACTCGAGCCGAATTTTTAAATTTTTCTATTTATCTTTCTTTTCCCAAATAGCCAAATTTAAAAATTTAGCGACCTCAAAAAAGTGACTGAACCTTTGTGTTTGCAAATGCTCGCGCTATTTTTTATATACAATGTTAGCAATAGTTTTTTTCGCATAAACTTCCGTTCTGCCGTTTCTATTATCAATCAATATTTGATTTGGTTTTTCAAATCCACTTTTAATTTGTTGAATATCTCTAAATAAAATATGTTTGCGAGAAATCATATCCTCAGATTTTTCTAATTCGTCTTTTACCTTTTGACCAGTAGCAATAATTTTATTCCGATTTGAAATACTGTTATCTTTTAAAATTCCAATATCTGTTACAAGTTTGTTTTTTAATTGTGCGTTTAAAGCCTCAATTTCGTCAAAAACGCTATCATTCATATTAAAAGTGGAAATGGAACTGTACAACTCCTTAATTTTACCAATTCTATTTGAATCTGGTTCTTTATCAGATAGGTTCATTTTAAGTTCAAGTAATTTTGATAATTGATATAAATGCTCTGCCTTTAAAGAAACATCTGAATAAAAGAAATATTTACTTTCAATAATTTCATTCGTTAATTTGGTAGCTTTTTTACTTGAGTTTTCAGTTAATTTTTGAACCGAGCCAATACCTTTTTCAACAACTGAATCTTGATATAACGAACTAAATTTCTCACTAATTATTGATGATAATCTTGTGGTTTTCTCTTTTACTGAAATTTTCATACGCTCTAAAGCGTTTGTGTCTTCACTGATGATATCAATTGTTTTTACTTTGACGACTTCTTTAACTTTATCAAGTGATTTATTAATCTCTTGTTCGGCAGTCAATAAGTATTCAAAACGGATTGTTGACAAATCATACTTTAATTTGTCTATTGTTATATAATCTTCAGTAGTAAAGTATGACCTTTTATTAAGTTCGGAAATTTTAAAATTGATGTAACGTAATTTTGCTAATCTCTCATTATGATGAAGTGAGATTAAATTATTGATACTTTCGTGAATCGAAGTTAGTTGTTTGCTTAAGCCTTTAAAATAATATTGCCCTGTAACCATTGATGCAAATTGAAATGCTAAAAGTGGTGTAAAAACTGCTGCATTGGCACTAACGAAACCAGCGTGTTGACCAAATTTTGAGCCATTCATAGTTATTGAGCTTAAAGTTCCGTTTCCATAAGTCATTAAACTATTTGCACTTGCTGTCGCTGTATATAAACCGGTTGTTGAGTAAGCTGTGGTTGCTGCTATTGCTGAAGCTCCACTTGCTTGAGAAAAGAAATTCTCTGTTTTATTTGTCGAATTGAGTAATGCCCAATTTTCGTCAAGCTTAAAATTGTTATCTAATTTAAAATCAATTAGAGCAGATTTGTTACTTATTTGAATATCTGATATAGGTTCAATTATTGGTTCTGAAACTTCCTTATTATTTGTTTCTAAAAGTTTTGAAATATTTTCTAATTTTGAATTGGTTTCAGAATTTGTTTCTAACAATTTAGATATATTCTCCAACTTCGTTTGTGTAGCAGTATTACTATCATTAATAATTTTATCTATTGTATCAATTCCAAGAACTTTCCTTATCCAATCTCTCATTTGTTTTTTTAAAATTATTGCCAACGGTCGAGTATATGAAAAGTAGCGCTGATTTGCACGCTATCCATTCGGTTGTCCTCGAGCCGAATTTTTAAATTTTTCTTGTTAATTTTATTTCTCGAAACAAGCCAAATTTAAAAATTTGGCGACCTCGAAAAAGTGCCCGAACCTTTGTGTTAGCAAATGCTCGCGCTATTTTTTATATACATTGTTGTAAAACGTTTCTTATTCATTCGATTCTTACAAATTTTCCAGAATGTGAAATCACGTGCAAATTTACTCGCATTATAAATTCGATAGTGTCATTTTTACAATCCGTTATTTCATAATATGGTTTTCCGTGCGACATTAATGTCTTTTGAAATTCATTCAAAGGGTCAGTTAGTTTTTCCAACGATTTTAGTCGGAACGAATTTTCTCCAAGATTTTCGATGATATAATTCCGATTTCGTTCAGAGTTGATTTCTGTTAAGTTTTGTCCATTAATTTCAAACTCAAATTTTGGATAATTTGAAAACTGTTCTTCGTAAACTACTTTATACTTTCCGTTTGTCAATTTACAGTCTTTATCAGTACAATTATTGCCAAGTTGCACAAGCAATAAAACACACATATTTTAATTAAAAAGCCCATTAGTGGTCAATAAATAGATGATTATAAATAGTATTATAGATATTAACCCAATCAGATTTAGTTTTAAAATTCTGAAGATACTTAGTCCGATTATTCCTAAAATCAGAAATATTCCGCCAAGTATATAACTTTTGTTTGCGTAGAAAATCAAATCTTTTGAAATTAATGGATTATCCAAATTCAGCGCAGTATGTAAATATCTCAAATGGTCGAAAAGTAAAATTAGTAATGACATCAATAGTGCAATATTACTGGCAATTTTGACGCCTTTATTTTCGTTCAATACTCTAATATTCATTTTTTGGTCAAAATGTTTTACAACTAGTTTATATCCACCATAAACTTCCGCTTAGCTATACTAATAGTCTTTATATGCAGAATTACTAATGGCGCTTATTTATCTTAATAAAATTAAAAGTTTAAAGCAGACCTACTTATAAAAATAGTGTAACTTATAGTTTAGTTTTTAACAATGCTGTCTTTCACTTTAAAAATTTTATTAAATATTAAATAATTTGTGCGTTACAAATCCAAACTATTTAAACACAAAAAACCCCTAATAGCTTATAAATAAGCAGTTAGGGGTATATGATGTGAGCCCGATAGGATTCGAACCTATGACCGCCTCCTTAGAAGGGAGGTGCTCTATCCAGCTGAGCTACGAGCCCGTAGCAATTAGCGGGTGCAAAGATAACAATCATTAACTTTTAAGCAACTTGTTTTTGAAAATTTTTTATAAATATATTACAAATCTTAAAATAGAATAGCTTCGGTATATAATTTGTAATACCTTCAACAAAAAATTTAATATGAAATTAATACTAAGCAGCATTATATTAATGCTATGTTTTACCTTTTCTAATGCGCAAGATGTTGTTGGCATCTGGAAAACTATAGACGATAATACTGGTGAGGCAAAATCACACATAGAGATTTTTAAAAAAGATGGTAAAGTATATGGTAAAATCATAAAAATTTTAAATCCCGAAGCCAGAGATAGAGTATGCTCAGAATGTGAAGGTGAAGATAAAAACATCAAGATTTTAGGAATGAATATTATAAAAGGTCTTGAAAGAGATGGTAATGAGTATTCTGGCGGTACAATTACAGACCCTGAAAATGGTAAAATTTACAAATCTAAAATCTGGCTTACAGAAGATAATCCTAATCGTTTAAAAGTAAGAGGTTATGTCGCTTTCTTATACAGAACGCAAGAATGGATAAGGCTAGAGTAGTCGCATAATTAATAGCAATGTAAGAAGTCCTGAGCAATCGTTCAGGACTTTTTTGGTTTATAGCCGCACAACATTTATAAATATGTATTTTTGAAGTTTAAGATCTAAGTTTTTATGGCCTACTTTATAGATGTCATTGTACCATTACCGTTAAAGAACACCTTTACATATGCGCTAACTACAGAGGAGTTTGCAAATATTGCAGAAGGTATGCGTGTAGCTGTGCCATTTGGTAAAACTAAGGTGTATACAGGTGTTGTACTTGCAAAACATACCACGCCACCTATAAAGTATGAAGCAAAACCTATAGAAGAAATCTTAGACTCTAACCCAACCGTTACTTCAAGACAACTTAAATTTTGGGTGTGGATGGCGTCTTACTATATGTGTAGTTTAGGCGAAGTTTTAAAAGCGTCTTTACCTAGTGCCTTTTTGTTAGAGAGCGAAACTGTTGTCGAGCTAAATAAAGCCGCTAATATTGATTTCTCTGAGTTAGATGATAATGAATTTTTAATTGTTGAAGCGCTTCAAAACCAATCACTATTGCGCATTCAGGAAATTATGCAAATCTTAGATAAGCAGCGTGTCTTACCAATTTTAAATAGGTTGGTAGATAAGCAAGCTGTTATCATAAATCAAGAAATATATGAGCAGTACAAACCTAAAGTAGTAAGCTATGTAAGATTAAATGCAATTTATAAGCAAGACGACAAGCTGCATGACCTGTTAGATGAGCTATCAAGAGCACCAAAACAACGTGAAGTGATTTTTAAACTGTTTGAAACATCTGCTTCTGAAAAGAAATTACAAGCTTCAGACCTTGCTAAATTATGTAATACTTCGTCTAGCGTAATAAAATCGCTTGTTGATAAAGGTATTTTAGAAAGTTATCAAATACAGGAAGATAGAGTACAATTTGAAGGAGAATCAACTTTAAAAGATATCACATTTAATGCGCATCAATTAAAAGCATATAATAGTATTCAGCAGTCTTTTGAAACTAATAGCGTTTGCCTTTTACACGGCGTTACTTCAAGCGGAAAGACAGAGATTTATATAAACCTTATTAAAGATGTACTGGCCAAAGGAGAACAAGTACTTTACCTGGTTCCAGAAATTGCTCTAACCACACAGCTTATCACACGTTTACAGTCTTATTTTGGAGAAGAAGTGCTTATATATCACAGTAAATATTCAGTAAATGAACGTGTAGAGGTTTATAATCACGTAAAGAATAAAACTAAAGGTAAAATTGTAATTGGAGCACGATCTAGCATCTTTTTACCATTTCAGGAGTTGGGACTTATTATTGTAGATGAAGAGCACGAGTCTACATTTAAGCAATACGATCCTGCGCCTAGGTATAATGCGAGAGATGCTGCAGTAGTGTTGGCTAATTTATTTAAAACAAAAGTATTATTAGGATCTGCAACACCAAGCATAGAAAGTTATTACAATGCTAAGCATCAAAAATATGGTTTCGTCTCCCTAAATAAACGCTTTGGAGATGTACTGCCTCCAGAAATAGAGTTAGTTAATATTAAGGAGAAGTATAAGCGTAAGGAGATGAGCGGTCATTTTTCAGACCGTTTGGCAGAAGAGATATTAAATACACTAAAACAAGGTGAACAGGTTATCTTGTTTCAAAATAGAAGAGGTTATTCACCATATTTAGAATGCCTTACTTGTGGAGAATCTCCACAGTGTCCTAATTGTGATGTAAGTTTAACATATCATAGCTATAAAAACCAACTGCGTTGTCACTATTGTGGCTACCATATTGCCATGCAGTTAGAATGTATGAAATGTGGAAGTGCAGACTTAACAACAAAAGGCTTAGGAACAGAACAGGTAGAAACAGAATTAAAGACATTATATCCTGATCACAACATAGGCAGAATGGATCTAGATACCACTAGAGGTAAACATGGCTATGAAAAAATTATCACAGCATTTGAAAATGAAGAGATAGATATTTTAGTGGGGACACAGATGCTAAGCAAAGGATTAGACTTTAGAAATGTTGGCTTAGTAGGTGTTATGAATGCAGATAGCTTGTTAAATTTTCCAGACTTTAGAGCACACGAGCGTAGTTTTCAAATGCTACAACAAGTTGCCGGTAGGGCAGGACGTACAAAAAAGCGCGGTCGTGTTCTTATACAAACTTATAATCCTTTTCATCAAATATTACAGCAAGTTTCCACTAATGATTATGTGGGTATGTATAAGGATCAAATAGA
This region of Croceibacter atlanticus HTCC2559 genomic DNA includes:
- a CDS encoding serine hydrolase domain-containing protein gives rise to the protein MKFLYLLIFVCPLFLSCKHKTENKSQDPEPTYNDLESGLLPAVIVGDSILQNHTISEAMETYNVPGVSLALFKDGDIVWTSQYGTIAKDSAQPITSTTKFQAASISKAITALGVLKLVETYNLDLDTDINTYLKSWKAESEFTESKKVTIRQLLNHTSGATVQGFHGYSNVGITPSLLDIVNGKGNSAKVEISTVPGTQFSYSGGGYAILQMLVQDVTGNDFESYFQEVVFSPLKMTHSTFNQFPKDNIALGHDDSGKMHPEGHLIFPELSAAGLWTTPTDLAKFSIAIANSYKGKPNSFISQDLATQMLTVTKVWGLGVGVRGEGDTAFFFHAGGNPGSYKSILINHYNKNTGIAVMTNAKQGNTLNDDILRSFSALFENSVFEPTYITPYELSEKETDALVGKYQLEEEDNYFLDVYSTDSNRIVLYDLNDGMKVTFVPVSKTEFIDVDNGGKSSFTIDSITNKVVKMNYGEGYVFKKVDE
- a CDS encoding T9SS type A sorting domain-containing protein, with the protein product MKQIYILALITFITCVKISAQTTDVVTGLDNPNFIKVKNNELYISEFTGNKISKIDLNAITPTTTDVITNVIDPYGIQFNGNDLYISESNEFKISTIDISETSPAATDVVTDLNLPTGILLNGSDLYIAETGEDKISKIDINSDNPTITDIVTDLDNPIDIVFHENNLYISVRNENKISKIDLSATTLVANDYITGINTPMGLVVNGSDLYVSEYESNKISKIDLNSDNPTATDVVTDLEGPIGIAIFGTDLYISEILANKISKFSLNTLSVEEFLLKNTVEVYPNPTSDYFQISGLIDIENYSIYNNLGAKIKTGKISNQEKIDIQNLANGLYMLKLENGNKVKIIKK
- the priA gene encoding replication restart helicase PriA, whose protein sequence is MAYFIDVIVPLPLKNTFTYALTTEEFANIAEGMRVAVPFGKTKVYTGVVLAKHTTPPIKYEAKPIEEILDSNPTVTSRQLKFWVWMASYYMCSLGEVLKASLPSAFLLESETVVELNKAANIDFSELDDNEFLIVEALQNQSLLRIQEIMQILDKQRVLPILNRLVDKQAVIINQEIYEQYKPKVVSYVRLNAIYKQDDKLHDLLDELSRAPKQREVIFKLFETSASEKKLQASDLAKLCNTSSSVIKSLVDKGILESYQIQEDRVQFEGESTLKDITFNAHQLKAYNSIQQSFETNSVCLLHGVTSSGKTEIYINLIKDVLAKGEQVLYLVPEIALTTQLITRLQSYFGEEVLIYHSKYSVNERVEVYNHVKNKTKGKIVIGARSSIFLPFQELGLIIVDEEHESTFKQYDPAPRYNARDAAVVLANLFKTKVLLGSATPSIESYYNAKHQKYGFVSLNKRFGDVLPPEIELVNIKEKYKRKEMSGHFSDRLAEEILNTLKQGEQVILFQNRRGYSPYLECLTCGESPQCPNCDVSLTYHSYKNQLRCHYCGYHIAMQLECMKCGSADLTTKGLGTEQVETELKTLYPDHNIGRMDLDTTRGKHGYEKIITAFENEEIDILVGTQMLSKGLDFRNVGLVGVMNADSLLNFPDFRAHERSFQMLQQVAGRAGRTKKRGRVLIQTYNPFHQILQQVSTNDYVGMYKDQIEERHQYKYPPLCRLIRFTFRNKDFNKVNEASLWFAKSMANTFKEHVLGPEFPPVSRIRNEYYKNVILKIPKQQSLSKTKEVIDKILKSYTAIGQYRGVRCVINVDPY
- a CDS encoding DUF2147 domain-containing protein — encoded protein: MKLILSSIILMLCFTFSNAQDVVGIWKTIDDNTGEAKSHIEIFKKDGKVYGKIIKILNPEARDRVCSECEGEDKNIKILGMNIIKGLERDGNEYSGGTITDPENGKIYKSKIWLTEDNPNRLKVRGYVAFLYRTQEWIRLE
- a CDS encoding DUF6694 family lipoprotein; translation: MKKITLLPILLCILIVSCQKTIDGSSEESMKNSIKEINESLEDDKKEDFQESMQLLMFNGLELSDLMEDGGAEKTAEDFKTRINGMTADDIIEEGDKIKKQIEQKKKEQAKSEVLELYTARENAEKDRQMLSKFEVVRSRFYMRSEGTYYVTKKPIIELTVKNGTNQAISRAYFTGTLASPERTVPWIKDDFNYEISGGLEPGEEVTWYLAPNMFSDWGEVDAPKDAILTAEVTQLDGANGEELYSTNNFGETEQERLEELLKSYPEFAK